In a single window of the Helicoverpa zea isolate HzStark_Cry1AcR chromosome 9, ilHelZeax1.1, whole genome shotgun sequence genome:
- the LOC124633256 gene encoding sodium-independent sulfate anion transporter isoform X2, which translates to MIPRRKHNASSGSLPPPDDKHASNDYILSDSEPRCGWRAALRRRFNRKTLHKRLPVTSWLPQYNAEKAVGDLIAGVTVGLTVIPQSLAYSNIAGLPPQHGLYGSFLGCFVYIVLGGCRAVPAGPTAIASLLTYQVAGGVVEKAILLNFLTGLVELLMGVLGLGFLINFVSGPVSSGFTSAVALMIATSQVKDLFAISVSGTTFLQQWISIFRNLHAAALWDPVLGFCCIALLLFMRKLGMIKLGEKCEDGPSTRQKVISKCLWMVSTCRNAIVVVATGVLGYWLAATYGTSPVRLMGAIPSGVPLPQLPPFSYVRADNSTADFLDMVSELGSGLLVIPLIVLLEDIAICKAFSDGRTIDATQEMIALGVASVANSFMQAYPGGGSLARSVVSNGSGVKTTFNGLYTGVMVILALQFFTQYFEYIPKAALAAVIVSAILFMVEYNVIKPMWRAKKLDLIPGVGTFVLCLTLPIELGILTGVIVNIIFILYHAARPKLSVEMLKTEHGVEYLMITPDRCLMFPSVDYVRRLVTKHAANSSVPVVLECTHIYSADYTAAKSIEQLTADFHARRQPLYFYNVKPSVCSIFEAVAKPEHFVVFYEDAELDRLLAADERLAPSKSPPDLAHA; encoded by the exons ATGATCCCGCGGCGCAAACACAACGCGTCCTCCGGCTCGCTGCCGCCGCCCGACGACAAGCACGCCAGCAACGACTACATCC TGTCCGACAGTGAGCCGCGCTGCGGGTGGCGCGCGGCTCTGCGGCGCCGCTTCAACCGCAAGACGCTGCACAAGCGGCTGCCGGTGACGTCGTGGCTGCCGCA GTACAACGCGGAGAAGGCGGTTGGAGACCTGATCGCCGGCGTGACGGTGGGGCTGACGGTGATCCCGCAGTCGCTGGCGTACTCCAACATCGCGGGGCTGCCGCCGCAGCACGGGCTGTACGGCTCGTTCCTGGGCTGCTTCGTGTACATCGTGCTGGGCGGCTGCCGCGCCGTGCCCGCGGGGCCCACGGCCATCGCGTCGCTGCTCACGTACCAGGTGGCAGGCGGCGTGGTGGAGAAGGCCATCCTGCTCAACTTCCTGACGGGCCTGGTGGAGTTGCTCATGGGCGTGCTGGGCCTGGGCTTCCTCATCAACTTCGTGTCGGGCCCCGTGTCGTCCGGCTTCACGTCGGCCGTGGCGCTGATGATCGCGACGTCGCAGGTCAAGGACCTGTTCGCGATATCGGTGAGCGGCACCACGTTCCTGCAGCAGTGGATCTCCATCTTCCGCAACCTGCACGCCGCCGCGCTGTGGGACCCTGTGCTCGGCTTCTGCTGCATCGCGCTGCTGCTCTTCATGCGG AAACTCGGCATGATCAAATTGGGTGAAAAATGTGAAGATGGTCCAAGCACGAGACAGAAAGTGATCAGCAAATGCCTGTGGATGGTGAGCACGTGCCGCAACGCCATCGTGGTGGTGGCCACCGGCGTGCTGGGCTACTGGCTCGCGGCCACGTACGGCACCTCGCCCGTGCGCCTCATGG GTGCGATCCCGTCGGGCGTGCCGCTGCCGCAGCTGCCGCCCTTCAGCTACGTGCGCGCAGACAACTCCACGGCCGACTTCCTGGACATGGTGTCGGAGCTGGGCTCCGGCCTGCTCGTCATCCCGCTCATCGTGCTGCTGGAGGACATCGCCATCTGCAAGGCGTTCTCCGACGGCCGCACCATCGACGCCACGCAGGAGATGATCGCGCTGGGCGTGGCCAGCGTGGCCAACTCCTTCATGCAGGCGTACCCGGGCGGCGGCTCGCTGGCGCGCTCCGTCGTCTCCAACGGCTCGGGCGTCAAGACCACCTTCAACGGCCTGTACACGG GCGTGATGGTGATCCTCGCGCTGCAGTTCTTCACGCAGTACTTCGAGTACATCCCGAAGGCGGCGCTGGCGGCCGTCATCGTGTCCGCCATATTGTTCATGGTGGAGTACAACGTCATCAAGCCGATGTGGCGCGCCAAGA AGCTGGACCTGATCCCGGGCGTGGGCACGTTCGTGCTGTGCCTCACGCTGCCCATCGAGCTGGGCATCCTCACGGGCGTCATCGTCAACATCATCTTCATCCTGTACCACGCCGCGCGGCCCAAGCTCTCTGTCGAGATGCTCAAA ACGGAGCACGGCGTGGAGTACCTGATGATCACGCCGGACCGCTGCCTCATGTTCCCGTCCGTGGACTACGTGCGGCGCCTGGTCACCAAGCACGCCGCCAACAGCTCCGTGCCCGTGGTGCTGGAGTGCACGCACATCTACAGCGCCGACTACACCGCCGCCAAGAGCATCGAGCAGCTGACGGCCGACTTCCACGCGCGCCGCCAGCCGCTCTACTTCTACAACGTGAAGCCGTCCGTGTGCTCCATCTTCGAGGCCGTGGCCAAGCCCGAGCACTTCGTCGTCTTCTACGAGGACGCCGAGCTGGACCGGCTGCTGGCCGCCGACGAGCGCCTGGCGCCCTCCAAGTCGCCGCCCGACCTCGCGCATGCCTAA
- the LOC124633256 gene encoding sodium-independent sulfate anion transporter isoform X1, which produces MCCRMIPRRKHNASSGSLPPPDDKHASNDYILSDSEPRCGWRAALRRRFNRKTLHKRLPVTSWLPQYNAEKAVGDLIAGVTVGLTVIPQSLAYSNIAGLPPQHGLYGSFLGCFVYIVLGGCRAVPAGPTAIASLLTYQVAGGVVEKAILLNFLTGLVELLMGVLGLGFLINFVSGPVSSGFTSAVALMIATSQVKDLFAISVSGTTFLQQWISIFRNLHAAALWDPVLGFCCIALLLFMRKLGMIKLGEKCEDGPSTRQKVISKCLWMVSTCRNAIVVVATGVLGYWLAATYGTSPVRLMGAIPSGVPLPQLPPFSYVRADNSTADFLDMVSELGSGLLVIPLIVLLEDIAICKAFSDGRTIDATQEMIALGVASVANSFMQAYPGGGSLARSVVSNGSGVKTTFNGLYTGVMVILALQFFTQYFEYIPKAALAAVIVSAILFMVEYNVIKPMWRAKKLDLIPGVGTFVLCLTLPIELGILTGVIVNIIFILYHAARPKLSVEMLKTEHGVEYLMITPDRCLMFPSVDYVRRLVTKHAANSSVPVVLECTHIYSADYTAAKSIEQLTADFHARRQPLYFYNVKPSVCSIFEAVAKPEHFVVFYEDAELDRLLAADERLAPSKSPPDLAHA; this is translated from the exons ATGTGTTGCAGGATGATCCCGCGGCGCAAACACAACGCGTCCTCCGGCTCGCTGCCGCCGCCCGACGACAAGCACGCCAGCAACGACTACATCC TGTCCGACAGTGAGCCGCGCTGCGGGTGGCGCGCGGCTCTGCGGCGCCGCTTCAACCGCAAGACGCTGCACAAGCGGCTGCCGGTGACGTCGTGGCTGCCGCA GTACAACGCGGAGAAGGCGGTTGGAGACCTGATCGCCGGCGTGACGGTGGGGCTGACGGTGATCCCGCAGTCGCTGGCGTACTCCAACATCGCGGGGCTGCCGCCGCAGCACGGGCTGTACGGCTCGTTCCTGGGCTGCTTCGTGTACATCGTGCTGGGCGGCTGCCGCGCCGTGCCCGCGGGGCCCACGGCCATCGCGTCGCTGCTCACGTACCAGGTGGCAGGCGGCGTGGTGGAGAAGGCCATCCTGCTCAACTTCCTGACGGGCCTGGTGGAGTTGCTCATGGGCGTGCTGGGCCTGGGCTTCCTCATCAACTTCGTGTCGGGCCCCGTGTCGTCCGGCTTCACGTCGGCCGTGGCGCTGATGATCGCGACGTCGCAGGTCAAGGACCTGTTCGCGATATCGGTGAGCGGCACCACGTTCCTGCAGCAGTGGATCTCCATCTTCCGCAACCTGCACGCCGCCGCGCTGTGGGACCCTGTGCTCGGCTTCTGCTGCATCGCGCTGCTGCTCTTCATGCGG AAACTCGGCATGATCAAATTGGGTGAAAAATGTGAAGATGGTCCAAGCACGAGACAGAAAGTGATCAGCAAATGCCTGTGGATGGTGAGCACGTGCCGCAACGCCATCGTGGTGGTGGCCACCGGCGTGCTGGGCTACTGGCTCGCGGCCACGTACGGCACCTCGCCCGTGCGCCTCATGG GTGCGATCCCGTCGGGCGTGCCGCTGCCGCAGCTGCCGCCCTTCAGCTACGTGCGCGCAGACAACTCCACGGCCGACTTCCTGGACATGGTGTCGGAGCTGGGCTCCGGCCTGCTCGTCATCCCGCTCATCGTGCTGCTGGAGGACATCGCCATCTGCAAGGCGTTCTCCGACGGCCGCACCATCGACGCCACGCAGGAGATGATCGCGCTGGGCGTGGCCAGCGTGGCCAACTCCTTCATGCAGGCGTACCCGGGCGGCGGCTCGCTGGCGCGCTCCGTCGTCTCCAACGGCTCGGGCGTCAAGACCACCTTCAACGGCCTGTACACGG GCGTGATGGTGATCCTCGCGCTGCAGTTCTTCACGCAGTACTTCGAGTACATCCCGAAGGCGGCGCTGGCGGCCGTCATCGTGTCCGCCATATTGTTCATGGTGGAGTACAACGTCATCAAGCCGATGTGGCGCGCCAAGA AGCTGGACCTGATCCCGGGCGTGGGCACGTTCGTGCTGTGCCTCACGCTGCCCATCGAGCTGGGCATCCTCACGGGCGTCATCGTCAACATCATCTTCATCCTGTACCACGCCGCGCGGCCCAAGCTCTCTGTCGAGATGCTCAAA ACGGAGCACGGCGTGGAGTACCTGATGATCACGCCGGACCGCTGCCTCATGTTCCCGTCCGTGGACTACGTGCGGCGCCTGGTCACCAAGCACGCCGCCAACAGCTCCGTGCCCGTGGTGCTGGAGTGCACGCACATCTACAGCGCCGACTACACCGCCGCCAAGAGCATCGAGCAGCTGACGGCCGACTTCCACGCGCGCCGCCAGCCGCTCTACTTCTACAACGTGAAGCCGTCCGTGTGCTCCATCTTCGAGGCCGTGGCCAAGCCCGAGCACTTCGTCGTCTTCTACGAGGACGCCGAGCTGGACCGGCTGCTGGCCGCCGACGAGCGCCTGGCGCCCTCCAAGTCGCCGCCCGACCTCGCGCATGCCTAA